Proteins encoded by one window of Cylindrospermum stagnale PCC 7417:
- a CDS encoding DUF3352 domain-containing protein: MNRQSSFFGFLVAGAIALLLIGITGFYWFFAKTPVNLVASTGQPGAAIFVSKLAPVMVSLLANPDRLQALERDGELSQLKTSLLAKSSINYKQDIQPWLGKEITLAVTTLDIDREPENGQQPGYLMALATEKPEKSREFVELLFSRRVLAGANLAVEQYKGVKLIYDNQENLAGAVVGDKFVLFANDLKVLRAAINNVQAPDENLTSSAKYQKATQQLPKGAVALAFLNLPTVAAWQGLQLSEPTYDSQIISLVLNPQGLLAETTFLSRSEVVPPSPPLSQPVGALKYIPASAGLAISGANLRNLGDSNLAQFWRQATATIYGSGEDALVRLAQPLVDIQKRWGINLASDIFSWVGGEYAIALLPSAGKTTPAWVFAVEKLPAVVEGVGRLDAIASANGFNISSLTLGKQKVSAWTELTAATKDQLSLTVEAKVKGAHTTIDNYEIFTSNLETMDKILTAKETALIDNPDFQDSVALIPQPNQGYIYLDWTKSKSLLERQLPILKFVEILGKPLFNNLRSLTVSSYGNETTALKGGVFFQLQGR; the protein is encoded by the coding sequence GTGAACAGGCAAAGCTCATTCTTTGGTTTCCTAGTAGCTGGTGCGATCGCGCTACTACTAATTGGTATTACTGGCTTTTACTGGTTTTTCGCCAAAACTCCAGTTAACCTCGTCGCTTCTACCGGACAGCCTGGTGCTGCTATATTCGTGTCGAAGCTGGCCCCTGTGATGGTGTCATTGCTGGCAAATCCAGACCGTTTGCAGGCGTTGGAGCGTGATGGAGAACTTTCCCAACTCAAAACCAGTTTATTGGCTAAAAGTAGCATAAATTACAAACAAGATATTCAACCTTGGCTAGGCAAAGAAATTACACTGGCTGTAACTACTTTAGACATTGACCGTGAACCAGAAAACGGACAGCAGCCGGGGTATCTGATGGCACTAGCAACGGAGAAACCGGAGAAAAGCCGCGAGTTTGTCGAGTTGTTGTTTTCCCGACGGGTTTTAGCTGGTGCAAACTTAGCCGTTGAACAATACAAGGGCGTGAAGCTGATTTATGACAACCAGGAAAATTTAGCTGGTGCGGTTGTTGGAGATAAATTTGTATTGTTTGCTAATGATCTGAAGGTGCTGCGAGCCGCGATTAATAATGTCCAAGCGCCTGATGAGAATTTGACCAGTTCTGCCAAATATCAAAAAGCCACTCAACAATTGCCCAAAGGTGCTGTTGCTTTGGCTTTTCTGAATCTGCCCACGGTGGCAGCATGGCAAGGTTTACAACTATCAGAACCAACATACGACAGCCAAATAATTTCTCTGGTATTAAACCCTCAAGGATTGCTAGCGGAAACCACTTTTCTGAGTAGATCAGAAGTTGTTCCCCCATCGCCACCACTTTCTCAGCCTGTAGGAGCATTAAAATATATTCCAGCATCAGCGGGGTTGGCAATTTCCGGTGCGAATTTGCGGAATTTAGGTGATAGTAATCTCGCTCAATTCTGGAGACAAGCAACTGCAACTATATATGGTTCTGGGGAAGATGCCCTTGTTCGATTGGCTCAACCTTTGGTAGATATTCAAAAACGTTGGGGTATAAACTTGGCGTCGGATATTTTTAGCTGGGTTGGCGGGGAATATGCGATCGCTTTATTGCCTAGTGCAGGTAAAACAACTCCTGCTTGGGTGTTTGCGGTGGAAAAATTGCCGGCAGTAGTAGAAGGCGTTGGGCGTTTAGATGCGATCGCCTCAGCCAATGGATTCAATATTAGCTCTCTCACCCTAGGAAAGCAAAAAGTCTCCGCCTGGACAGAGTTAACAGCTGCGACTAAAGACCAATTATCCCTCACCGTCGAAGCCAAAGTTAAGGGGGCACATACAACCATAGACAATTACGAAATTTTTACCTCTAACTTGGAAACGATGGATAAAATCCTCACAGCTAAGGAAACCGCCTTAATTGACAATCCCGATTTCCAAGATAGTGTTGCACTCATCCCCCAACCGAACCAAGGCTATATATATCTTGACTGGACAAAGAGCAAAAGTCTCTTAGAGCGTCAGCTACCGATTCTTAAATTTGTGGAAATATTAGGTAAACCGCTTTTCAATAATTTGCGATCGCTCACAGTCAGTAGTTATGGTAATGAGACAACAGCCCTTAAAGGCGGCGTCTTCTTCCAACTCCAGGGGCGATGA
- a CDS encoding rhodanese-like domain-containing protein, whose amino-acid sequence MTGNSFGQTFSQISVEELAQRLSSGEQGIQLVDVREPQEVDTASIQGFVNLPLSQFAEWSELVLSRFNADAETLVLCHHGIRSAQMCQWLVAQGFTNVKNIGGGIAAYSILVDPSIPQY is encoded by the coding sequence ATGACAGGGAATTCTTTTGGTCAAACCTTTAGCCAAATTAGTGTAGAGGAACTAGCACAACGTCTGTCTTCAGGCGAGCAGGGGATTCAGTTGGTGGATGTGCGCGAACCCCAAGAAGTTGACACAGCTAGTATTCAAGGCTTTGTCAACCTTCCCCTGAGTCAATTTGCCGAGTGGAGCGAGCTAGTATTGAGTCGCTTCAATGCCGATGCCGAAACTTTAGTGCTGTGTCACCACGGTATCCGCTCTGCCCAGATGTGTCAGTGGTTAGTTGCTCAAGGATTTACAAATGTTAAAAATATTGGAGGTGGTATTGCGGCCTACTCTATATTAGTTGACCCTTCCATTCCCCAATATTAA